A single Anabas testudineus chromosome 10, fAnaTes1.2, whole genome shotgun sequence DNA region contains:
- the LOC113160316 gene encoding E3 ubiquitin-protein ligase RNF26-like isoform X2: MDAVSVLCVVVGLRLLSNVAGSLHDMLVALTSSTLVEYWNPLFEGFKMVGHLFCHVAWRIKDVLHRGLLSGSCILRQTCEGICILLSLILYLVNTVVNVVLIGTQNCLSVLPDVLDVVADPVHRVVELALTLLTFLYSCLVGASVLLWTSCQLLLDSLGTFGRVFIAVFAVDCHSLLITAAIVLVALLFRNPRFRVHAGRLSHHLVRRLYAATLDAALALQVVHARTEQDMSRTTFPQTDAETELVPQNEPSVPDTQGVEPVSCSRRTTGGSQPDSAVADSELLGLLKEQEERKKCIICQDSVKTVLLLPCRHLCLCRHCADILTQRRPVQQRCCPLCRQHITQTMDVFL; the protein is encoded by the exons ATGGATGCAGTGAGCGTGCTCTGTGTTGTCGTTGG GCTCCGCCTCCTCTCCAACGTGGCCGGTTCCCTCCACGACATGCTGGTCGCTCTGACCAGCTCCACTCTGGTCGAATACTGGAACCCACTATTTGAGGGTTTCAAGATGGTCGGACACCTCTTCTGTCACGTGGCGTGGCGCATTAAGGATGTGCTGCACCGCGGGCTCCTTTCAGGAAGCTGCATCCTGCGGCAGACGTGTGAAGGCATCTGCATCTTGCTCAGCCTCATCCTCTACCTTGTCAACACGGTGGTGAACGTCGTCCTCATCGGCACGCagaactgtctgtctgtgctgcccGATGTTTTGGACGTGGTAGCGGATCCCGTGCACAGAGTTGTAGAGCTGGCTCTGACTTTGCTGACCTTCCTGTACAGCTGTCTGGTCGGCGCCTCCGTGCTGCTGTGGACGTCCTgccagctgctgctggactcCCTGGGAACATTTGGACGCGTCTTCATCGCAGTTTTTGCGGTCGACTGCCACAGCCTGCTCATCACAGCTGCCATCGTCTTGGTGGCTTTGCTGTTTCGGAACCCCAGGTTTCGTGTCCACGCTGGACGGCTGAGCCACCACCTGGTCCGTAGGCTGTACGCAGCAACGCTGGACGCAGCTCTGGCCCTTCAAGTGGTCCACGCTAGGACTGAGCAGGATATGAGCAGAACAACATTCCCACAGACTGATGCAGAGACCGAGCTGGTGCCACAGAATGAACCGAGCGTGCCGGACACTCAGGGCGTTGAAccagtgagctgcagcaggaggacgACTGGTGGGTCTCAACCAGACTCTGCTGTGGCCGATAGCGAACTGCTCGGTCTGCTgaaggagcaggaagagaggaagaagtgcATCATCTGTCAGGACTCGGTGAAAaccgtgctgctgctgccctgcAGACACCTCTGCCTCTGCCGGCACTGTGCCGACATCCTGACCCAGCGGAGACCAGTCCAGCAGCGCTGCTGTCCGTTGTGCCGGCAGCACATCACACAGACCATGGACGTCTTCCTCTGA
- the ins gene encoding insulin: MATLWLQSVSLLVLLVVSWPGSQAMTPPQHLCGSHLVDALYLVCGERGFFYNPRREVDPLLGFLPPKTGGAAATGGENEVAEFPFKDQMEMMVKRGIVEQCCRKPCNIFDLQNYCN; this comes from the exons ATGGCGACACTGTGGctccagtctgtctctctgctggtTTTACTGGTTGTGTCGTGGCCGGGTTCTCAGGCCATGACCCCCCCGCAGCACCTGTGTGGCTCTCACCTGGTCGACGCCCTCTACCTGGTCTGTGGTGAAAGAGGCTTCTTCTACAACCCCAGAAGAGAAGTCGACCCCCTGCTGG GTTTCCTCCCGCCGAAGACGGGTGGAGCTGCAGCCACGGGTGGAGAGAACGAGGTGGCCGAGTTCCCCTTCAAGGACCAGATGGAGATGATGGTAAAGCGAGGCATCGTGGAGCAGTGCTGCCGCAAACCCTGCAACATTTTTGACCTGCAGAACTACTGCAACTGA
- the LOC113160355 gene encoding complement C1q-like protein 2, which yields MRMKITVCLLLLLLVCFTAQQQASSPQFCLEDVHAALRELTATVTQQKIEVERQRTEIDKLKQQRQAEQVAFSASLLAEGEATVGPFPTHTTLIFKYVLTNVGSAYNPNTGIFTAPVKGLYHFEFHVGVHATNTAAVLVKNTNHIFAAYELQSDGFGTASQSASLLLEAGDTVFVRLWIQSKAFDNQNHHTTFSGSLLFSL from the exons ATGAGAATGAAGATCACTGTGTGtctcctgttgctgctgctggtatGCTTCACAGCTCAGCAGCAGGCCTCTAGTCCACAGTTCTGTCTGGAGGACGTCCACGCTGCTCTGAGAGAACTGACCGCCACGGTGACTCAACAGAAGATTGAGGTGGAGAGGCAGAGGACTGAGATTGACAAGTTGAAGCAACAGCGACAAG CTGAACAGGTGGCTTTCTCAGCTTCTCTGTTGGCTGAAGGTGAGGCCACTGTCGGACCGTTTCCCACTCACACAACTCTGATCTTCAAATATGTCCTAACAAACGTTGGAAGCGCCTACAACCCAAACACAG GTATTTTCACTGCACCAGTAAAAGGACTCTACCACTTTGAGTTTCACGTTGGGGTACATGCAACTAATACAGCTGCCGTGTTGGTCAAGAACACAAACCACATTTTTGCTGCGTATGAGCTGCAGTCCGACGGTTTTGGGACTGCGTCTCAGAGCGCTTCACTGCTTCTAGAGGCCGGAGACACTGTGTTTGTGCGACTGTGGATACAGTCAAAGGCGTTTGACAATCAAAACCACCACACTACCTTCAGTGGTTCTCTGCTGTTCAGCCTTTAA
- the LOC113160316 gene encoding E3 ubiquitin-protein ligase RNF26-like isoform X1, with the protein MDAVSVLCVVVGRCVDACGLLLDLLVSSLILLLRLLSNVAGSLHDMLVALTSSTLVEYWNPLFEGFKMVGHLFCHVAWRIKDVLHRGLLSGSCILRQTCEGICILLSLILYLVNTVVNVVLIGTQNCLSVLPDVLDVVADPVHRVVELALTLLTFLYSCLVGASVLLWTSCQLLLDSLGTFGRVFIAVFAVDCHSLLITAAIVLVALLFRNPRFRVHAGRLSHHLVRRLYAATLDAALALQVVHARTEQDMSRTTFPQTDAETELVPQNEPSVPDTQGVEPVSCSRRTTGGSQPDSAVADSELLGLLKEQEERKKCIICQDSVKTVLLLPCRHLCLCRHCADILTQRRPVQQRCCPLCRQHITQTMDVFL; encoded by the coding sequence ATGGATGCAGTGAGCGTGCTCTGTGTTGTCGTTGGGAGATGTGTGGACGCCTGCGGCCTGCTGCTCGACCTCCTCGTCAGCTCGCTCATCTTGCTGCTCCGCCTCCTCTCCAACGTGGCCGGTTCCCTCCACGACATGCTGGTCGCTCTGACCAGCTCCACTCTGGTCGAATACTGGAACCCACTATTTGAGGGTTTCAAGATGGTCGGACACCTCTTCTGTCACGTGGCGTGGCGCATTAAGGATGTGCTGCACCGCGGGCTCCTTTCAGGAAGCTGCATCCTGCGGCAGACGTGTGAAGGCATCTGCATCTTGCTCAGCCTCATCCTCTACCTTGTCAACACGGTGGTGAACGTCGTCCTCATCGGCACGCagaactgtctgtctgtgctgcccGATGTTTTGGACGTGGTAGCGGATCCCGTGCACAGAGTTGTAGAGCTGGCTCTGACTTTGCTGACCTTCCTGTACAGCTGTCTGGTCGGCGCCTCCGTGCTGCTGTGGACGTCCTgccagctgctgctggactcCCTGGGAACATTTGGACGCGTCTTCATCGCAGTTTTTGCGGTCGACTGCCACAGCCTGCTCATCACAGCTGCCATCGTCTTGGTGGCTTTGCTGTTTCGGAACCCCAGGTTTCGTGTCCACGCTGGACGGCTGAGCCACCACCTGGTCCGTAGGCTGTACGCAGCAACGCTGGACGCAGCTCTGGCCCTTCAAGTGGTCCACGCTAGGACTGAGCAGGATATGAGCAGAACAACATTCCCACAGACTGATGCAGAGACCGAGCTGGTGCCACAGAATGAACCGAGCGTGCCGGACACTCAGGGCGTTGAAccagtgagctgcagcaggaggacgACTGGTGGGTCTCAACCAGACTCTGCTGTGGCCGATAGCGAACTGCTCGGTCTGCTgaaggagcaggaagagaggaagaagtgcATCATCTGTCAGGACTCGGTGAAAaccgtgctgctgctgccctgcAGACACCTCTGCCTCTGCCGGCACTGTGCCGACATCCTGACCCAGCGGAGACCAGTCCAGCAGCGCTGCTGTCCGTTGTGCCGGCAGCACATCACACAGACCATGGACGTCTTCCTCTGA